One Thermostichus vulcanus str. 'Rupite' DNA segment encodes these proteins:
- a CDS encoding TM0106 family RecB-like putative nuclease, whose protein sequence is MQNKVEAAQQGSTQSSINAEELLAFFRCRRLPYLDRVGPIQAKLPPEDLLEQWRRDRQTLVSRVFEQFPGERIEAGNGAVLAAMSQGVQYIYGGGIQAELFIERVIERAAAVDVTALECETELSKAPRSSPGIPDPTDPIDRDTATADNTLPAEFEAIRVSSSLDLLIRDQPLPTKSQPSLRHFYLPAQIRIGKRPKPEYELLLALQAELLGTLQGTTPKRGILILKGGKWHPIHLGRRREQVRQLIREYLLTLDQPDPPQVFMARSRCHLCHWREHCRQLNATSQPLSLLPGVTGSRYPLLQEAGIESVEALANAHLETLQAIPKLGAAVALQLKRQAHATLTQQPVWIQQEPFPKTAVEIYFDIEADPRHNVAYLLGLLVVEQTQDADAFRYHSCLATTPEEEGQVWQQFLRLTAQHPEAPIYHFHGFEVQTCQRLGQQYNTDPRQLRQLLKRFVDLHEWVQRSVVLPIESYSLKNIARWLGFEWRIPDASGAQSIYWYSQWLETQDRDFLERSVIYNEDDCRATHRLKDWLAKGADSNP, encoded by the coding sequence TTGCAAAACAAGGTTGAAGCAGCCCAGCAGGGCTCTACGCAGAGTTCTATAAATGCCGAGGAGTTGCTTGCCTTCTTCCGTTGTCGACGACTCCCTTATTTGGATCGGGTTGGGCCTATTCAGGCAAAGCTTCCCCCAGAAGATCTATTAGAGCAGTGGCGGCGGGATCGCCAAACTTTAGTGTCAAGAGTGTTTGAGCAATTCCCCGGAGAACGGATTGAAGCTGGCAATGGGGCGGTGTTGGCGGCCATGTCCCAGGGTGTGCAGTACATCTATGGGGGAGGAATCCAGGCGGAACTATTTATTGAGCGGGTTATTGAGCGGGCAGCCGCGGTGGATGTAACCGCCCTTGAATGTGAAACCGAGCTTTCAAAGGCTCCCCGTTCTTCGCCAGGGATCCCAGACCCTACGGATCCTATAGATAGAGACACCGCAACAGCCGATAACACCTTGCCCGCAGAGTTTGAGGCAATCCGGGTGAGCAGTTCCCTGGATCTACTCATTCGGGATCAACCCCTACCCACCAAAAGCCAACCCTCCCTCAGACACTTTTACCTGCCGGCGCAAATTCGTATTGGCAAACGTCCCAAACCTGAGTACGAGTTGCTGCTGGCTTTACAGGCGGAATTGCTCGGCACTTTGCAGGGGACAACCCCGAAGCGGGGAATTTTGATTTTGAAAGGGGGGAAGTGGCATCCTATCCATCTGGGGCGACGGCGGGAACAGGTACGGCAGTTGATCCGCGAGTATTTGCTCACTTTAGACCAGCCCGATCCCCCCCAGGTGTTTATGGCGCGCAGCCGTTGTCATCTTTGCCATTGGCGGGAGCATTGTCGGCAATTGAATGCAACCAGCCAACCCCTCAGCCTGCTGCCGGGCGTGACGGGATCCCGTTATCCGCTGTTACAAGAAGCAGGGATCGAGTCGGTGGAAGCTCTGGCCAACGCTCACCTGGAAACCCTACAAGCGATTCCCAAACTGGGAGCCGCCGTCGCCCTGCAACTGAAGCGGCAAGCCCATGCCACCCTCACTCAGCAACCCGTCTGGATTCAGCAGGAGCCTTTCCCAAAAACCGCTGTCGAAATTTACTTTGATATTGAGGCAGATCCCCGTCACAATGTCGCCTATCTGCTGGGCTTACTGGTGGTGGAGCAAACTCAGGATGCCGATGCGTTTCGCTATCACAGTTGTTTGGCCACAACCCCAGAAGAGGAAGGGCAGGTGTGGCAGCAATTTTTGCGCCTGACAGCACAGCATCCCGAGGCACCCATTTATCACTTCCACGGGTTTGAAGTACAAACTTGTCAACGCCTGGGTCAGCAATACAATACGGATCCCCGCCAACTGCGGCAGTTATTAAAGCGCTTTGTAGATTTGCACGAATGGGTACAACGTTCCGTCGTATTGCCCATCGAAAGTTACTCCCTCAAAAACATCGCCCGTTGGCTGGGGTTTGAGTGGCGGATCCCGGATGCCAGTGGGGCACAGTCGATTTACTGGTACAGCCAGTGGCTGGAAACCCAAGATCGGGATTTTTTGGAGCGCTCGGTGATTTACAACGAGGATGACTGTCGAGCAACCCATCGCCTCAAAGACTGGCTGGCCAAAGGCGCGGATTCCAACCCTTAA
- a CDS encoding response regulator, with translation MQTLTSTSSDATLTRRVLVVDDEDDIREVAQLSLEIMAGWEVWSAPSGEEGIRIAETAHPDVILLDVMMPDMDGPTTFRQLRANPKTRDIPVILLTAKVRARLVKQQFLPLGVRGVITKPFDATKLADQVAETVGWDPASDDRT, from the coding sequence ATGCAAACTTTAACTTCTACCTCCAGTGATGCCACTCTGACCCGCCGGGTTTTGGTGGTGGACGATGAAGACGATATCCGCGAAGTGGCTCAGCTTAGCCTGGAGATTATGGCCGGTTGGGAGGTGTGGAGTGCGCCTTCTGGTGAAGAAGGGATCCGCATTGCGGAAACGGCTCACCCGGATGTAATTCTGTTGGATGTGATGATGCCGGATATGGATGGCCCGACCACCTTCCGTCAATTGCGGGCCAACCCCAAAACTCGAGATATTCCGGTCATTCTCCTGACAGCGAAAGTACGGGCGCGGTTGGTCAAGCAGCAGTTTTTGCCGCTGGGGGTGCGGGGGGTGATTACCAAACCCTTTGATGCGACCAAGTTGGCGGATCAGGTGGCCGAAACGGTAGGCTGGGATCCCGCCTCTGATGACCGAACTTGA
- a CDS encoding PAS domain S-box protein has translation MVPTELDVAEVYEAARLAALYRYGVLDTAAEPVWDNLCRLAAQICEAPIALIGFIDQSRHWFKAAYGWKIEALPREQSWCAQAICRPEPLLLTDLDQDPRYREHPLVVRDPWIRAYASQPLIDGEGFVLGTLSVMDPRPRQFSLSQLQGLQTVAEQVMAQLQLRRFWHLEDPTVYPSTPEEVPAAPLVNTDPEVDQGRKVWDPTHPQVHPDAQRAHEQLYRRIVDTAQEGIWVVDKQGKTCFINRRLGQLLGYTAPEMLGRGLVEFVEPDQRQMVQRLVVPPGQNKVFPEQLEICWRRKDGSPLWSLVSTSPMLESEQEGGFLGTLYMVIDISLRKQAEAQLRQVNEELERRVEARTAEWIQANRALAQSEERFRSIFTEAPIGIALTHRQGHILTANRALAEMLGYADASELVGLHLGSLAQASLDLTPEEWQQEKQQQERLAQGEIHSYRQVRRFLRRDGRWVWTQLTFGRISTSDSGQHSEQKSEQKEEGYGLTMVEDITERQALEGMKDEFISIVSHELRTPLTSIHGALSLMATGKLGSLLPKGERLLQIAATNTERLVRLVNDILDLDRMEAGSLSMEKKPCDAAELIRYAAETMRSMAEQAQVHLVTQPLPVTIHADPDRIIQTLTNLLSNAIKFSPRGATVRLGAKQRHAHQVIFWVQDQGRGIPAANLETIFHRFKQVDSSDSREKGGTGLGLAICRSIVRQHGGRIWVESEVGKGSTFFFTLPLFAPE, from the coding sequence TACGAGGCGGCTCGGTTGGCAGCCCTCTATCGGTATGGTGTTTTGGATACTGCCGCTGAGCCTGTATGGGATAATTTGTGTCGGTTGGCGGCTCAGATTTGTGAGGCACCCATTGCCTTGATTGGTTTTATCGATCAGTCCCGCCATTGGTTCAAGGCTGCTTATGGCTGGAAGATTGAAGCGTTGCCTCGGGAACAGTCCTGGTGTGCACAGGCTATTTGTCGCCCCGAACCGTTGCTGTTAACCGATCTAGATCAGGATCCTCGCTATCGGGAGCATCCATTGGTTGTCAGGGATCCCTGGATTCGCGCCTATGCCAGTCAGCCCTTGATCGATGGGGAAGGCTTTGTGCTGGGTACTTTGAGTGTTATGGATCCGCGGCCACGGCAGTTTAGTTTGTCGCAATTACAGGGATTGCAAACGGTGGCGGAGCAGGTGATGGCTCAGTTGCAGCTACGCCGCTTTTGGCACCTGGAGGATCCAACCGTGTATCCCTCCACCCCTGAGGAAGTCCCTGCCGCGCCATTGGTAAACACAGACCCAGAAGTTGATCAGGGCCGAAAAGTTTGGGATCCAACCCATCCACAGGTTCATCCGGATGCGCAGCGAGCGCACGAACAACTGTATCGACGCATCGTGGATACAGCCCAGGAAGGGATCTGGGTGGTGGATAAACAGGGAAAAACCTGCTTTATCAATCGTCGCTTGGGGCAACTGTTGGGCTACACCGCACCAGAAATGTTGGGGCGCGGCCTGGTGGAATTTGTCGAGCCGGATCAACGCCAGATGGTGCAGCGGCTGGTGGTTCCACCAGGCCAAAATAAGGTCTTCCCTGAACAATTGGAGATTTGCTGGCGGCGTAAAGATGGATCCCCGCTTTGGAGCTTGGTGTCCACCAGTCCGATGCTGGAGTCGGAACAGGAAGGAGGATTCTTGGGCACCCTGTATATGGTGATCGACATCAGTTTGCGCAAGCAGGCGGAGGCGCAACTACGGCAGGTTAATGAAGAACTGGAACGACGGGTGGAAGCCCGCACAGCCGAATGGATACAAGCCAACCGTGCCCTAGCCCAGAGTGAGGAACGGTTCCGCAGCATTTTTACAGAAGCGCCGATTGGGATTGCCCTGACCCATCGGCAGGGCCATATTCTCACGGCAAACCGGGCCCTGGCGGAAATGTTAGGGTATGCCGATGCCTCTGAATTGGTGGGGCTGCACCTGGGATCCCTGGCCCAAGCGAGTCTTGATCTGACGCCAGAAGAATGGCAACAGGAGAAACAACAACAGGAGCGCCTTGCCCAGGGAGAGATTCACAGTTATCGGCAGGTAAGGCGATTTTTAAGACGGGATGGCCGTTGGGTGTGGACGCAACTAACCTTTGGCCGTATTTCCACCTCTGACTCAGGACAACACTCGGAACAAAAATCGGAACAAAAAGAAGAGGGCTATGGCCTGACGATGGTGGAAGACATCACGGAACGACAAGCGTTGGAGGGCATGAAGGATGAATTTATCTCGATTGTTAGCCACGAGTTGCGTACTCCCCTCACCTCCATTCACGGGGCCTTGAGCCTGATGGCTACCGGTAAGCTGGGATCCCTGCTGCCCAAAGGGGAACGCCTGCTACAAATTGCCGCCACCAATACCGAACGTCTGGTGCGTTTGGTGAATGACATTCTGGATTTGGATCGCATGGAAGCGGGTAGCCTGAGCATGGAGAAAAAGCCCTGTGATGCGGCGGAGCTGATTCGGTATGCTGCCGAAACCATGCGCTCGATGGCGGAGCAAGCCCAGGTGCATTTGGTAACTCAGCCCTTGCCCGTGACGATACATGCGGATCCCGACCGCATTATTCAAACCTTGACCAACCTGCTCAGTAATGCCATCAAGTTCTCGCCGAGGGGGGCAACGGTGCGCTTGGGGGCCAAACAACGCCATGCTCATCAAGTTATCTTTTGGGTGCAGGATCAGGGGCGAGGGATCCCGGCGGCCAATCTGGAGACGATCTTTCATCGCTTTAAACAAGTGGATAGTTCTGACTCCCGCGAGAAGGGCGGCACCGGCTTAGGGCTGGCTATTTGCCGTAGCATTGTCCGCCAACATGGGGGGCGAATTTGGGTAGAAAGCGAAGTCGGCAAAGGCAGTACCTTCTTTTTTACGTTGCCCCTCTTTGCTCCCGAATGA